One genomic segment of Odocoileus virginianus isolate 20LAN1187 ecotype Illinois chromosome 17, Ovbor_1.2, whole genome shotgun sequence includes these proteins:
- the CHMP6 gene encoding charged multivesicular body protein 6, which translates to MGNLFGRKKQSRVTDQDKAILQLKQQRDKLKQYQKRITQQLEREREIARQLLRDGRKERAKLLLKKKRYREQLLDKTENQITSLETMVQSIEFTQIEMKVIEGLKIGNECLNKMHQVMSIEEVERILDETQEAVDYQRQIDELLAGSFTQEDEDAILEELDAITQEQMELPEVPSEPLPEKIPEKVPVKARPRQAELVAAS; encoded by the exons ATGGGCAACCTGTTCGGCCGTAAGAAGCAGAGCCGGGTCACGGACCAGGACAAGGCCATCCTG CAACTGAAGCAGCAGCGGGACAAGCTGAAGCAGTACCAGAAGAGGATCACCCAGCAGCTGGAGCGGGAGCGGGAGATCGCCCGGCAGCTCCTGCGTGACGGCAGGAAGGA ACGGGCCAAGCTGCTGCTCAAGAAGAAGCGATACCGGGAGCAACTCCTGGACAAGACGGAAAACCAGATCACCAGCCTGGAGACCATG GTCCAGAGTATTGAGTTCACCCAGATTGAAATGAAAGTGATTGAGGGGCTGAAGATTGGAAATGAGTGTCTGAATAAAATGCACCAG GTGATGTCCATAGAAGAGGTGGAGCGGATACTGGACGAGACACAAGAGGCCGTGGACTACCAGCGG CAAATAGATGAACTGTTGGCAGGAAGCTTCACTCAGGAGGATGAAGATGCCATCCTGGAGGAGCTGGACGCCATCACTCAG GAACAGATGGAGCTGCCAGAGGTTCCTTCAGAGCCCCTTCCTGAGAAGATCCCAG AGAAAGTCCCAGTCAAAGCCAGGCCGAGGCAGGCGGAACTGGTGGCAGCCTCGTAA